A genomic stretch from Marinobacter fonticola includes:
- a CDS encoding ABC transporter ATP-binding protein has protein sequence MSLTLDNVSRIVDGVPHVADANITFEAGSFNVLLGRTLAGKTSLMRLMAGLDKPDQGRVLVEGRDVTHESVQKRNISMIYQQFINYPNLTVWDNIASPLKLAKMPPAEIDRRVRETAEMLRIEPLLKRYPLELSGGQQQRTAMARALVKDATLILFDEPLVNLDYKLREELRAELRELFKARNCVGVYATTEPNEALALGGVTTLLHEGRIIQSGPVMEVYRKPTNRVAAGLFSEPPINFMPGRVTETDVSFDEYAHHPLTRELSQLKPDDYTFGIRPSHISLVPQHDDDLELAMTVELAEISGSETFMHVKNEHFELVLQLMGVHEYHTETPIKIYLPIGKLFVFDKAGELVHAPAHVRSVPANEE, from the coding sequence ATGTCGCTCACTCTGGATAACGTCTCCCGCATTGTGGACGGCGTACCCCATGTGGCTGATGCCAATATTACGTTTGAGGCGGGATCCTTCAACGTGCTGCTTGGGCGTACGCTCGCGGGCAAAACGTCATTGATGCGTTTGATGGCCGGTTTGGACAAGCCGGATCAGGGCCGTGTGCTGGTGGAGGGCCGGGACGTGACGCACGAGTCCGTGCAGAAGCGCAACATCTCGATGATTTACCAGCAATTCATCAACTATCCCAATCTCACGGTTTGGGACAACATTGCTTCGCCCCTGAAGCTGGCCAAGATGCCGCCTGCCGAGATCGACCGCAGGGTACGGGAAACGGCCGAAATGTTGCGGATCGAGCCCTTACTCAAGCGTTACCCATTGGAACTCTCCGGTGGCCAGCAGCAACGCACGGCCATGGCAAGGGCGCTGGTTAAAGACGCCACGTTGATCCTGTTTGACGAACCGCTGGTGAACCTGGACTACAAGCTGCGTGAAGAGTTGCGGGCCGAGCTGCGCGAACTGTTCAAGGCGCGCAACTGCGTTGGCGTATACGCCACCACCGAACCCAACGAGGCGCTGGCCCTGGGCGGTGTCACCACGTTATTGCACGAAGGGCGGATAATCCAAAGCGGTCCGGTGATGGAGGTCTACCGCAAGCCCACCAACCGCGTGGCTGCGGGGCTGTTCAGCGAGCCGCCGATCAATTTCATGCCCGGGCGAGTGACCGAAACCGACGTCAGCTTCGACGAGTACGCCCACCATCCGCTGACTCGCGAGCTGAGTCAGCTCAAGCCCGACGATTACACTTTCGGCATTCGCCCCAGCCATATCAGCCTGGTGCCCCAGCATGACGACGACCTGGAGCTGGCGATGACGGTGGAATTAGCGGAAATCAGCGGCTCCGAGACTTTTATGCACGTGAAGAACGAGCATTTCGAGTTGGTGCTGCAATTGATGGGCGTGCACGAATACCACACCGAAACGCCGATCAAGATCTACCTGCCCATCGGCAAGCTGTTCGTTTTCGACAAGGCCGGAGAGCTCGTCCATGCGCCGGCCCACGTTCGTTCCGTCCCAGCCAACGAGGAGTAA
- a CDS encoding ABC transporter ATP-binding protein, whose protein sequence is MAEIQLNSLAHSYSREPSGAEDYAIRRMSHTWHKGGAYALLGPSGCGKSTMLNIISGLLQPSEGEVLFDNVKVNELSPKDRNIAQVFQFPVVYDSMTVYDNLAFPLKNADMPKARIKAKVEEIAAILELEPVLHKKAKGLTADEKQKVSMGRGLVRDDVSAILFDEPLTVIDPQLKWKLRRKLKQIHEQFSITMVYVTHDQLEASTFADKIAVMYDGQIVQFGTPRELFENPNHTFVGFFIGSPGMNLIEAQPVEEGVQFSGITVPLNDTLMNSVRANRSGNIKLGIRPEFVQLSTSPADDAYPCEVHDVEDLGTYKIVTLALGEQTLKARVDEDQDIAGKTLHVGFPRQWMKLYVDEFLVDGRVTEEQAE, encoded by the coding sequence ATGGCCGAGATCCAGTTGAATTCGCTTGCCCACAGCTACAGTCGCGAGCCGTCCGGTGCGGAGGATTACGCGATCCGGCGAATGAGCCATACCTGGCACAAGGGCGGTGCCTATGCGCTGCTCGGCCCGTCCGGCTGCGGCAAGAGCACGATGCTCAATATTATCTCTGGGTTATTGCAGCCTTCCGAAGGCGAGGTGCTGTTCGATAACGTCAAGGTGAACGAGCTGTCGCCGAAGGACCGCAATATCGCTCAGGTATTCCAGTTCCCGGTGGTTTACGACTCCATGACCGTCTACGACAACCTGGCGTTCCCGCTCAAGAATGCAGACATGCCTAAAGCCAGGATCAAGGCCAAGGTCGAAGAGATCGCCGCCATTCTTGAGCTCGAACCGGTGCTGCATAAAAAGGCGAAAGGGCTTACCGCGGATGAGAAACAAAAGGTTTCCATGGGGCGTGGTCTAGTGCGGGACGATGTCTCGGCCATCCTGTTCGACGAACCACTGACCGTGATCGATCCGCAGCTGAAATGGAAACTGCGGCGTAAGCTCAAGCAGATCCACGAGCAGTTCAGCATCACCATGGTTTACGTCACCCATGATCAGCTCGAGGCCTCCACATTCGCCGACAAGATTGCCGTGATGTACGACGGCCAGATTGTTCAGTTCGGCACGCCGCGTGAACTGTTCGAAAACCCGAACCATACCTTTGTGGGCTTCTTTATCGGCAGTCCGGGGATGAATCTCATCGAAGCCCAGCCTGTGGAGGAGGGTGTGCAGTTTAGCGGGATTACCGTGCCGCTGAACGACACCTTGATGAACAGCGTTCGCGCAAATCGGAGCGGCAATATCAAGCTGGGTATTCGCCCGGAATTCGTGCAGCTGTCGACATCGCCCGCGGACGATGCCTACCCCTGTGAAGTGCACGACGTCGAGGATTTGGGCACCTACAAAATCGTAACCCTGGCGCTGGGCGAGCAGACCCTGAAGGCGAGGGTGGACGAAGATCAGGACATCGCAGGCAAAACGCTTCACGTCGGCTTTCCCCGACAGTGGATGAAGCTCTACGTCGATGAATTTCTGGTCG